One Halobacterium wangiae genomic window, GCCGACGCTGAAGCTCATCGTCGACAAGGAACGCGAGATCGAGGCGTTCGAACCCGACGACTACTGGGAGCTGTTCGCCGACCTCACTAAGGACGAGACGGAGTTCGAGGCGCAGTACTTCTACGCCGACGACGACGGCAACGAGGCCGAGCGCGTCTGGGACGAGGCCGACGCCGAGGCCGCGTTCGCGACGCTCCGCGAGGCCAGCGAGGCCATCGTCCAGTCCGTCTCCCGGCGCACCCGGACGGACGACCCGCCGGCGCCGTTCAACACCACGCAGTTCATCCGCGCCGCCGGTTCGCTGGGTTACTCCGCGGGCCGCGGGATGAGCATCGCGGAGGACCTCTACACGGCTGGCTACATCACGTACCCGCGGACGGACAACACGGTGTACCCCGACGACCTCGACGAGCGCGAACTGCTCGCGGCGTTCGAGAACACGGTGTTCGGCGACAGCGCGACGTCGCTGCTGGAACGCGACGACCTCACGCCGACGGAGGGCGACGAGGAGACGACCGACCACCCGCCGATCCACCCGACGTCGGACTTCCCGGACCGCAACCAGCTCTCCGAGGACGAGTGGGAGGTGTACGCGCTCGTTGTGCGGCGGTTCTTCGCGACGCTCGCACCGTCTGCCGTCTGGGAGCACCTCCGCGTCGTCGCCGACGCCGACGGCGAGCGCCTGAAGTCCAACGGGAAGCGCCTCGTCGAGGAGGGCTACCACGCGGTGTACCCGTACTTCAACACGAGTGAGAACCACGTCCCGGACGTCGAGGAGGGCGAGACGCTCGCGCTCGCTGACGCCCGCATCGAGGCCAAGGAGACCCAGCCGCCGCGGCGGTACGGCCAGAGCCGCCTCATCGAGACGATGGAGGACCTCGGGGTGGGCACGAAGAGCACCCGCCACAACACCATCGAGAAGCTGTACGACCGGGGGTACATCGAGAACGACCCGCCGCGTCCGACGACGCTCGCGAAGGCCGTCGTGGAGGCCGCCGAGGAGTACGCCGACCTCGTCGTCAGCGAGGAGATGACGAGCGAACTCGAGGCCGACATGACCGCCATCGCGGACGGCGAGAAGACCCTCGACGACGTGACTGACGAGTCACGGGAGATCCTCGACCGCGTGTTCGACGAACTCGCGGCCTCTCGCGAGGAGATCGGCGAACACCTCCGGACGTCGCTGAAGGCGGACAAGACCCTCGGCGAGTGCCCAGAGTGCGGGGAGACGCTGCTCGTCCGGAGTTCCCGGACGGGGTCGTACTTCGTGGGCTGTGACGGCTACCCGGAGTGCCGGTTCACGCTCCCGCTCCCGTCGACGGGCGAACCGCTCGTGCTCGACGAGACCTGCGAGGAGCACGGACTCCACGAGGTGAAGATGCTCGCGGGCCGCAACACGTTCGTCCACGGCTGTCCGCTCTGTGCGGCCGAGGAGGCCAACGAGTCCGAGGACCGCGTCATCGGCGCGTGTCCGGACTGCGGTGAGGAGCACGGTGGCGAACTCGCCATCAAGCAGCTACAGACCGGCAGCCGGCTGGTCGGCTGTACGCGCTACCCCGACTGCGAGTACTCGCTCCCGCTGCCCCGCCGCGGGGACATCGAGGTGACCGAGACGTACTGCGAGGAGCACGACCTCCCGGAGCTCGTCGTCTACGACGGCGAGGACGACGACGACCCCTGGGAGCTCGGCTGCCCCATCTGCAACTACGAGGAGTACCAGGAGCGCCAGCGCAAGAAGGGGCTGGAAGTGCTGGACGGCATCGGCCCGAAGACCGCGGAGAAACTGGAGGACGCGGGCATCGAGGACGTCGGCGACCTCTCGGAGGCCGAACCGGAGACCGTCGCCGACGAGGTGGCGGGCGTGAGCGCGGACAGCGTCCGCGAGTGGCAGGCGAAGGCGGACTAGCGCTCTCGTATCTCCGTGCTCCCGCAGGCCGGGCAGTTCGGCGGCCGGTAGTCGAAGCTCGCGGTGCAGAGACCGCACTCGAACTTCGAGGGGGTGCCGGCTGCAATCCGGCGACGGAGTGACTCGACGAGTTCCATGTCACCAACTACCGCACCGCCCGACAAAGAGGTTTGGTAGACGACACTAGTATCAGTATTATCAGAGCGGTCCGTCTCTAGTCACGCGAGTA contains:
- a CDS encoding DNA topoisomerase I, which produces MELIVTEKNNAARRIADILSEGGASTDTYAGVNVYEWGGRRCIGLSGHVVGVDFPPEYSDWRDVEPAELVHADVVKEPTQEDIVNALQRLAREADSVIIATDYDREGELIGKEAYELVRQVNEEAPVKRVRFSSITDNEVRSAFAEPDEIDFDLAAAGEARQTIDLMWGAALTRFLSLSAKQMGSDFISVGRVQTPTLKLIVDKEREIEAFEPDDYWELFADLTKDETEFEAQYFYADDDGNEAERVWDEADAEAAFATLREASEAIVQSVSRRTRTDDPPAPFNTTQFIRAAGSLGYSAGRGMSIAEDLYTAGYITYPRTDNTVYPDDLDERELLAAFENTVFGDSATSLLERDDLTPTEGDEETTDHPPIHPTSDFPDRNQLSEDEWEVYALVVRRFFATLAPSAVWEHLRVVADADGERLKSNGKRLVEEGYHAVYPYFNTSENHVPDVEEGETLALADARIEAKETQPPRRYGQSRLIETMEDLGVGTKSTRHNTIEKLYDRGYIENDPPRPTTLAKAVVEAAEEYADLVVSEEMTSELEADMTAIADGEKTLDDVTDESREILDRVFDELAASREEIGEHLRTSLKADKTLGECPECGETLLVRSSRTGSYFVGCDGYPECRFTLPLPSTGEPLVLDETCEEHGLHEVKMLAGRNTFVHGCPLCAAEEANESEDRVIGACPDCGEEHGGELAIKQLQTGSRLVGCTRYPDCEYSLPLPRRGDIEVTETYCEEHDLPELVVYDGEDDDDPWELGCPICNYEEYQERQRKKGLEVLDGIGPKTAEKLEDAGIEDVGDLSEAEPETVADEVAGVSADSVREWQAKAD